Genomic segment of Ficedula albicollis isolate OC2 chromosome 3, FicAlb1.5, whole genome shotgun sequence:
AGGAGTATTTATAGATTTTTGTCTCCCTTCAGAGTCAAAGAAGCAGAGGAAGtctgcaggcagaaaaaggGGAAGTCACTATACAATATTAGACCAAAACACGACTCTGGAATTGTAAGTAAAAATCGTAGCAATACTTCTGTTTATATTGTTTATTCtacctttttctctttacatTTTATAGGCAGGTTATTTCCTATGTGTGTTTTTGTtctgggttggtttgtttttgtttttttctttaatgtttaacattttctttaaaggtGGTAAATTAACAAAGTTGAAATCTGCCTATGAATATTACTCCACAAAATATAGATGTAGCACAAACAAGAGCAGTTTATTATTGCCCCACTGTGCTAATCTGTGTTCTTCTCAGCCTTGGTGTAGGATGGACATAGAAGGCAGAAAGGCAGGTTTGGTCTTCCAGCTTATTCAGTTTGTATTCACTCTCTTTTCTACAGATACAgaatgaaaggaagaattttgaTAGTTACACATTTTTCAAGTTGGATCACTGTATCACATACAGTGGTTTCTGAGTCACTGATATGGACTTGTTTGGAATAGAGAAACACTAGAAAAAGATAGTACTGTGCTTTCACCAgtcttttgaaaacaaataaataaccTCAGTGATAATTGAGGAGTAACTCTGGTTATTCAATGAAACATTTCCCCTGTGACTGCCTAACCATTGTGAGGCTCATGActgattttacagaaaaattattctggtaCCTCACATTTAAATCATAACTGTAGCAACTAGCCATCATTTATGTTTGAAAAATactagaagatttttttcatgtgtctgtgtccctgtctgtgttCTCTGCTCCCCACCACCCCAAGACATGACTTAATTCTTTGGTGCTCTGTAGTCATAGCTGTTTAGTCATATTATCTGTGACACATCTTGTAAATGAAGCATGTGGTAATTTACTGTATTCTAACTAACATAATCTGACACAGGAAGCAATAATATTgcatttattgtttcttattttgACTGTTTAGTGAGAGTTGACTGTAGTTAGTGCCATAAGAAATGTAAATGGAGTGCTAGCTTGGTAAGGAATTATAAACTACATTTtatcaattttatttaaagcagatcaaaatgttatttccaaaaaaactcccaaattAACATTGTTTTGGGTTTCTCCGTTTAACTTATATACTTCTGTATATGAAGACACTGAGagatttcttttaagaaataacTATTTGTTTAATTATTCCCATATCATTCTTATTTGCACTGAAACAGGGACCTTCAGTCTTAGTGAAAATTTGCTGAGTGAAAAggaaagtaaacaaaaatatttcacaagcaGTGTATAGCTGTAGTCTACTTCAGTTCTAGCTTCAAAGTTTATTTGTGAAGTCAGTTCTACAgtaaatataataaaacatttGCCTATGTATTTCtatgtttttcatgtttgtaTAAGGTGGTTTTGTGTACACTCAAATTTtgtccttattttttaaatttatttttcagaaagcaaagataAGTATGAAGATCTGAGAGAAGAAATTCAAAAGTCATTGTTACCTGGTTACCAAAACTCAACATGCCTGTGGGTGGGGAGTGAGAGGGAAGGAAACTACATCATCTTGATCATTTGCTTCCTtgaccttttaaaatttgtgttttgttctctAGAGTTTTCCACCAACTGATGTGTTATTGTACATTCATTCAAGAATGTAATCACTTTAATGGAGTGCCCAGAAATAGACTAGGTATGGACTTGAAACACCTTCCCTGTACTCTGTATCTCCTTTGCCACTCAAAAATGGTATTTTGTCAAGTGTATGGTATATTACAAATAGGACAAGTCAGCATGCATAAAAAGTGGCATCTGTATCAGTTCTGAACATGCTGAAAATTGCATTAAGTTGAACTTCATAAGAACGTTACTTGGTACAGTAAAACATTTCCATTCCTACTGGCAACATCTACCACAAATACTTCATGGCACTGCACTTAGATTAGGGAAAGAAATGTTACTCCTAGTGAATTGTTTGTATCCGTTTCATGTTGGCATTTGTAGTTTGTATTTTGAATCGTTAAGTGCTGTTTATACAGTATAATCAATGCTTTCCCAACTTGTTTGGTTGCCCTCCATGACTAAATATTTGTGGAACAAGATGTTTACTGTAACTATCTTTAAAATCGATAAGGCAGCATACTTTTACTTCATCTTTTGCCAGATAGTGAATGCCAGGTGGTATGGGGGTCAGAAatccagcattaaaaaaaaataaaaaaaaataaaaaaagaggaaaaaaatgaaaaagcaggaaaatacagaaaagcacagaagtaTGATAGAGAGTATGAGAGATTTGTCTATTATAGTTTGTTAATATATAAAGCAGCTAATACTTTTACATGAACTTTAGAAGGTATAGTATAGTTTTAACTGCTGATCACTTAAGTCAGGCTTTTGGCCAAATGTACATGATTTCCCTTCTGGAATTAGCTTTACAGTTAATTTAAAACTCCTTTAGAGAGCCATTAAAAGATGCACATGGAGACAACATTTATGGAAAACAGTAGCCAATTCTAGTGACAGAACATAGACTACCAACTAATTGACATCAATTTCACACTTAGAATTACATTTCCTCCAGGCTTTCAGTGTCCCTGACTAGGAGGTTAATGATTGAAATACATGACTTAGGGCTTCCATTTTAGACCACATGCTATTTCCTATTTGCAATCCAGAATTTGCTGTATCAGTTTTAGACTGCTCAACTGATAACAACCCCTTCCTCCAGTCCTTATTTAAGAGCCCCAAACCAATCACTTGATTGACaacacttttctttcaaagctaatttttcctgaaagcagaCCGTGTGTGCGACTCAGTCGGATGCACACGCTCGGAGCTTTGGAGCCTGAAAGACACTGGGGTAAGGCAAATGAGCTCTAACCTGCTGGGTTGTGTTATTCCCTGTCTAATATAGCACATCAAGACACATTCTGAGCTGTTCAGAGCTAATATACTCTACAGGGTGTCATAAAACCAAGCGCAAAATATGACCTCAGGAATCTGTTATTCTTAGCATATACCAAGCACTAGAAAGGatggtttttttcactgtgtgaAAAGCAAGTCTCCTGTTGTTGATAAACCTATGTGAAAATCTGTACTAGTAGTAATTTCTGGCAGGGATATAAATTACCAAGAATGGAATTCTAAAATTTTGTGTTGATGGGAGTTAACATTGCTAtttggggaagagaaaataagagattATTTGCTGTTACAACTaacttatggaaaaaaaaactttaaagagTAAAGCTATTTTAATGGCACTGATTCAAATCCATGTTTGTATTTATGTAAACAATAGTCTTTTCCTCCTAACTTTGCTCCTAAGTGCAAGGATACAGTAGCATGTTTTCATTTGTAGCCTTCCTGTTCTCTTCAGTACCTACAGTATGTATATTACTATACTAAATGAAATAATAGATCATCTAACAAAGATCACTATGTGCAATACTGTATTTAGTGTTTCTATTCCAATTTTTTTAGAATGTTaatttataagaaaataaaaggaataataatgaaataactGCCTTCTCTTGTAACTCTCTGGCTATGCTGTAGTGTGCTACAAACAATTCGctccctaagcaccacatcccATTGTGGCTCCTGTGATCAAGGAACAGCCTTTGTGAagagagcagaggaaataaGGCTTCTCTTTGCTTGCCTTTTGGAGGGTAGTGACAGTGATTCCCAACTATGTGGATATACCACCTTTTCCCCAGGTGGTGGTAGTGAGAGCTTCAGCCTTCTTTACCCAAGGAGATTACCACCTTTTCCCCAGGTGGTGGTAGTGAGATCTTCAGCCTTCATACCCAAGGAGACCTTGCCTTTTGGAGGGTAGTGACAGTGATTCCCAACTATGTGGATATACCACCTTTTCCCCAGGTGGTGGTAGTGAGAGCTTCAGCCTTCTTTACCCAAGGAGATTATATAAAGCTCACTTCTCCAGCTTGTACATGCCTCCCGGTCTTGCATTTGGCTCAGGTTTGTAACCTGGTCCTACCAACATTGCTGAATTAACAGTCTCAATAAAATGCTATTAAGGCAAAAATATACATTGAGAAGTATTATATCTAATTATAATTCTTTCATATATATAAAAGTGTTTTAGGAACCTCTGTCACATAGACGCATATCCTTTCTACAGGATCTGCAACATGGAAGTTACTAGAAGTTACTTCAAGCCTTTCCTCTCTCTGAAGTGTCAAAGGCTGATGGAAGAACCATATTATAATCTTAAGACACATGCTGCTGCATagatttttcttgcattttactCAGACCAAACCTATTTGGTTGAACATGTCTCTCTTTTATATAGCTTCTCTCCAACCTGTCTCAAACTTCCATGCAAAGTAGCCCACTATGTGCAGCACCACAGTTACCCACAGTACATCCAAAGAGGACTTACAGCACAAgtttcacttctgctttttgtttttagcaGCGTACTCAACTTTTTACAGAATTCTGGACcaatgcttttctgtttgtttgtttgtttgggtatGTTTTAAAGAGGTTGAACACCCCACTCTGAGGTCCCCTGTCCTCTCATTTGCTGCAATCCCCGCCTTTACTGCAACATCAAGCACTCTACTTAAGCTGGCCCCAATTCTACAAGAATTCTCACAGACAAAATTGAGCCTTTGTTGATTGCTAACACCACATATTGCTCACTGTTACTTAAATGCTGCAGCAAAATAAGGACTTTCAGACCTAAGCAGCAGATGTGACTTGCTGAAGTGAGTTTCACATAGTCTCCTTGGGTAAAGAAGGCtgaatctgtttttcttttttttttttacgagGAATTAAGAGGATTCATGTTGTTTTGCCTGCCAATTAAACCCTTTCAGAAGTATGGTACTTTGTCACGTCATGACACTGTAGCAGGTTAGCTTTTTTTGTAGCATCTTTCATCATCCCAAAACACTTCCAAAACTTAGTTAAGTATTAACCAACAGTGGCAGTGGGAATAATAATTAGAGAGATCTTCCacagactggttttttttcttgcccaATTTTCAATGATCAGTTTTAAAAGTTGGAAGAAAATACTCATTTCACTGAGAGAACATATAGCAAGTCATTGCATTGCAGTTTTTTTGTTGTAGACTAGGCTAAAAGCAAAGCCAAATTTGTGACAAATCCACTACACTAGTTACTTCAGTTATACAAATTTTAAACTACTATGGACAGAATAAGTGAAAACTAATGAAGTTGAATTTTTCTGAAGATAGTGTAAACAAGTcagcaaagggagaaaagagagacCCATGCCCCACACCACTCATGTCTGTCACCTATCAAAGGATTCTCATTACAGAACAGGTTTTCAGAGCCATTCTGCTTACAACGGACCCATCTGTTCCTGTATCTGATATTCATCCAACCTACTTGTAAGAGCATCCAGGGGTAAGTCCACTGCCtcaaaaaattatgtatttcagAATATAAAGGGTCCCTATTGCATCAGCACTGTTATCTCACTTATTCCCAGCTGTTGCTCAAATTTAAGCTCTAAGAAACTTTACTTACCCCCCACCCCAATCTGGGGCCCTGCCGACACGGCAGTCCCATTGTGGTGACCTTAACATGCACTgtcctcctcccttccctgtcctgTAGCACCTGTCCTCTCTAAGAAGTAACTGCATCCGTTTGACCTAGAGCTTTTCCATCGACTCTGACAGATTCACCATGCTCTTGGATTGCTTCCACAAGGCGGAGATTTTTGGATCACAGCATATGCCTCTGCTACGATGATGGTTCAATAGCTGGGCAGCAACAGACCGAGAGaactggctccagcagcagaggttcaggtgtgtgctgggcaaTCCATGACCTGCAAAACAGGAGACTGGCCAAGAGATGGGTAGAAATGATAGAGGAGCATTCGAGGAGGTGACGGCTGAGCTCCCTCTGAGCCAAGTGACAGAGGATCTTAGGTCTGAGCAGGGAGCCTGACCACACCTAGGTAGCtaaggcaaagaaaaacattaattctcTAAAGCACCAGctactaaaacaaaaaaattctccaaacaCTGAACTGTGTGAAGGTTTGGGCAAGAGACAGGGGAAGGGAAGACAGCAAAGGGCTCCTACAAGTGTAGTGCCATAAAGGACATAGCCCTTCCTTGCCAGTTGTGGTCTATGTTATCCTGCTTCTTTCAAGACCCATCACAGGCATCTCTTCTGGTCACATGGAGGCTCATCAATCAATGTGACAGCTCCCTTTCCGCACAGAAATTTTCCCTTGAGAAACTGCATCATCTCTGGGTtggtaagggaaaaaaacaccacaaaccccaaaatactACCCTGTGTTTGGACTGCCATATGGTGAACCTATTCAAGAGCTGACAGCAACCACTAGAGCTCACCTATATCTTAGGacatagctttttttttccttataaataGTTTGGTGCCTGTTACATAAggatatattttaaacaaaattatttaggtCAGTCGCTTCTCTTATGGCAAATGATGGCAGTGTTTCAGCCACTGGTGGAGCTTTCCTCATCAGTttaccaaaaaaaccagaataagTTCATTCAGAATCAACTCCAGAATCTAagaataatgcattttattttccctcttgcCTCCCAGGTACATCTGAGGGAAGTGGGAAACAAGGGAAGAAGTAGTTAGGTTTTCCCAACCTGTCAGGGTGAGCCATCATTCACCTATATGTGGGAGGGtaaaaagggagctggagaATATACTGGTTAGAAGCAGTTGGACACAAACTGTTGAAGCAAAACACCTGGATGCCATATAACCCTAGAGTAGCTTTATTATTTAATCTATAATTTAATAGTTGACctataaaataattacattatacttaaagcatttcttcattttttgttttcatttataaaacaagaattaaatacagttttaacCATTACAAGCTCAACTCAGTTTTTACATAAACACAGCCCCTAGAAGGAGCTTTAAGCTGCAGCATATTCATATTGCAAACTGGTGAAAAACCCAGGCAGGGCATAGCTTAAAGGTAAAGATTCTTGCACGTTTTTATTAAGTGAATTTACTAGggtgcttttctctctctggtcCAAGATGTCTGACTTTCAGTTCATTCCTTTCAAGTGAAGACTGAGATCCACAGAGTCTTAACAGACTATATTGCCACTTTCGCCCTCAAGATGTCTGACTTTCAGTTCATTCCTTTCAAGTGAAGACTGAGATCCACAGGGTCTTAACAGACTATATTGCCACCTTccccccctgcaccccaccACACCCACACTCTCAAGGCTAGTCTGAATTGTGCCCACCCTAGGGCTGGCATGAtgccacagggcagcagcaataGCCCCTAAAGCGTTCCCTGTGCACTTCTGACACGCTGGAAGGTCACAGCCGAAAAGCGACGTCTGTTCATGTAACAGGGCTGCCAGACCCGACCAACCTCACCCTGCCCACGCCAGCCCCTGTAAACCGCTTGGAGCTCGTGTGGAGATCAGTCCTGAAAGCCTCTTAGGGAGGCCTGTGTCACAGAGGGGAGACCTGCGGCTCTGGAGCCCCGGCTGGCGACAGGGCTGAAGGCTTTAACCCCTTGAAGTGGCTGCGTGTGAAGAGGCTGGTGGGGAGGGGCTCCGGCAGCAGGCGGCAGATGCTGAGCTGCGAGACACGCTCAGGGAGCCGCGTGTCGTCTTTAATTTGTACGCTTCAGACAACTGCAGGAGCACTGGCTTTGGTTTGGGGGAAGGGGCTGGCTTGACGCAGGATTTTAATGCAGCTGGGACTAATACAGATCAGAACTGTAACAAATGGGGTATACAGGACATGTTAAACTCCATCAACTGAATAACAACGTAGTATGATTTAAAATGAACGGCAAGTGTTCACCAACACTTATTGTGCAGGTCTCAAAAACTGAGTGGACCACCAATAGTGTAGCAATTGCAACTTACTCTCTCCCATTCCAGTGACCTattccagcagcactgactcTGAGGCGTTTGTCCTTTAACACTAACACATTAAACATGGTTTCCAATCATGGGAGAGACACCACTCCCAAAACTTGATGACACTTATGTAGCTTTTGTATTCAGTCCAGCAATGACCAAACTTTGTCCTTTGTGTGACAGTGCTTTTATATCTTCGGGGACACATCACCTCCCTAAGTGATCTCTCCCACTACCCTTCCACCTCCCCTGGTTTGAGCAGGCATAAATATAAGGTCATAGGTGGATGTTGTCTTTTTTGGAGTAAGAAACACACACATGTATCTAACATACAAAAACCTACCAAAAGCATAATAAAACCATGTCCATTTTAAGCCAGGCAGCCGACCTAGCAACCGAGACTCTTAACATATTTTAATCGCTGGCATACTCTGCCACAAGAAAAACATACATGGCTAGGTCTATAATACTTTAAACAGCTGTTTACTATAGCTAGGTTACAAAATAAACACTGCTGCAGAGGCCATGTGTTCAATATACTCTAACCACAACAGCATCAGAACCCACCCTCAGTCTGCTCTGCGGTCACCGTGGCTCACCCAGCGCCTCACCCTCTTCCCCTTGCTTCTGATCTGCCGTTCAAACAACAAACCCAGAGCCATTTGTCATTGCACAATTGAAGCCGTCTTAAGGAGAGGAGCCTCATCAGAGTCTCACTTGCTTTTCACACATTACTCCTCATTACTCTCCCTCATCTGTATCCCCCAGTCCTGGGCAGAACCCCAGCATTTCTGAGTGAGAGAAGCAAGCTCCAGATCAAAGCACAGGGAAGGCGTTCTCAACTTGTGGAGGGAACTGGAGTGTAGGGCAGAGGGCTTTACTCCACACAGTGGAAACATTTAATGCTGGATTCAGCCAACTGGTCACTTAGATGATCAATCCCAACTTCTGTGAGCCTGCTCCACTCCAGAAGATTCAACTGCCAGATGATATTCAAAATACAATGAAACTTTATGGTGAAGTGCCTAACACAGCCGGTTAAAAAGCATTATTCCAGTAGGCAAGTGACAAGGAGTCTTTCCTTGCTGGAGAGATGcctcctgaaagaaaaacaaaacaccaaaaaaaatggaaaagaagaaacaaaccaacGAAATGGACAGTCTGCTcagtgggagaggagaggcagcagtAAAGCTGATGGAAGCAACACCAAGCAGCAGCTATGCGCCTGTTCTCACAGTTTGCCCGAGCTGTTCAGATTCACAGACATGCACCGGCACTGCTTGACCTTCTGGATTTTCTTGAGTCGGAAGGGCGGGTCCAGCTCGGGGCACTCCAGCTGCACGGTGGACGAGGTGACCTTGTGCGGCTTGCAGAAAGCGCAGGACTGGAAGGACTCCTCCTCCTTTTTGACGTGCCGCGGGATGTAGAAGGAGTTGCACTGCCCGTAGCAGAAGCGGTTGATGATGGTGCGGCTGACGCAGCCCTCCTCGCTCACAGTCTGCCGCAGCGGCTGCGTCTTGCACCAGTCGCTCTTGAGGTACTTCCTCTCGGTGACCACCAGGGCCTCCTGGCTGGAGGCCAGCACCTCcttgttcagctgctgcctgcgCTCCGAGTGGTTGCCGCTGCTGCCTTTGTACG
This window contains:
- the GREM2 gene encoding gremlin-2; the protein is MVWKFALSVFLMAALVRVADARKNRPAGAIPSPYKGSSGNHSERRQQLNKEVLASSQEALVVTERKYLKSDWCKTQPLRQTVSEEGCVSRTIINRFCYGQCNSFYIPRHVKKEEESFQSCAFCKPHKVTSSTVQLECPELDPPFRLKKIQKVKQCRCMSVNLNSSGKL